A genomic region of Saccopteryx bilineata isolate mSacBil1 chromosome 1, mSacBil1_pri_phased_curated, whole genome shotgun sequence contains the following coding sequences:
- the LOC136320717 gene encoding translation machinery-associated protein 7-like produces MSGREGGKKKPLKQPKKQAKEMDEEDRAFKQKQKEEQKKLEELKAKAAGKGPLASGGTKKSG; encoded by the coding sequence ATGTCTGGCCGCGAAGGTGGCAAGAAGAAGCCCCTGAAGCAGCCCAAGAAACAGGCCAAGGAGATGGACGAGGAAGATAGGGCATTCAAGCAGAAGCAAAAAGAGGAGCAGAAGAAACTTGAGGAGCTAAAAGCGAAGGCCGCGGGGAAGGGCCCCCTAGCATCGGGTGGAACTAAGAAATCTGGCTAA